One genomic window of Luteitalea pratensis includes the following:
- the ybgF gene encoding tol-pal system protein YbgF: MTRIVIGALTGVLLVGLAQPAHAANREHQQLMADIRMLQEQSQQLQLVLVSLADTLKTLNAKLDDQSSTSRKQFADQKLLIDNVSSDLRVVRERLDENNTKVGTIGQELSSLRDAVNTLPSQLAPPAAPAMVPGPGGTMVPAPTPPGGTTGVPASQTSGTTTTPVQNTPTVPSGPAGGLSPQRMFDTAQADYAAGQWPLAISGFEQFIRSFPTNDKADDAQFYIGESYQLDGKFKEAVGAYEKVISDHPNGDRVPQALYKRGVALSLLGENDRARESFQQVLRNYPQSEVAVLAKQVLDGLNRRPRE; the protein is encoded by the coding sequence ATGACGCGCATCGTGATCGGCGCCCTGACGGGCGTCCTGCTCGTGGGGCTGGCGCAGCCTGCCCACGCCGCCAACCGCGAGCATCAGCAACTGATGGCCGACATCCGGATGCTGCAGGAGCAGTCGCAGCAGCTGCAGCTGGTATTGGTGTCGCTTGCCGATACGCTCAAGACGCTGAACGCGAAGTTGGACGACCAGTCGAGCACCTCGCGTAAGCAGTTTGCCGATCAGAAGCTCTTGATCGACAACGTGAGCAGCGACCTGCGCGTCGTGCGCGAGCGGCTCGACGAGAACAACACCAAGGTCGGCACGATTGGGCAGGAGCTCAGCTCGCTCCGCGACGCAGTCAACACGCTGCCCTCGCAGCTGGCGCCGCCCGCCGCCCCGGCGATGGTGCCGGGCCCGGGTGGCACGATGGTGCCCGCGCCGACGCCGCCTGGTGGAACGACGGGCGTTCCGGCGTCGCAGACCAGCGGCACCACCACGACACCGGTGCAGAACACGCCGACGGTACCGAGCGGGCCCGCTGGCGGCCTCTCGCCGCAGCGCATGTTCGACACCGCGCAGGCCGACTACGCCGCGGGACAGTGGCCGTTGGCCATCTCTGGCTTCGAGCAGTTCATCCGCTCCTTCCCCACCAACGACAAGGCCGACGATGCGCAGTTCTACATCGGCGAGTCGTACCAACTCGATGGCAAGTTCAAGGAAGCGGTCGGCGCGTACGAAAAGGTCATTTCCGACCACCCCAATGGCGACCGCGTGCCGCAGGCGCTCTACAAGCGAGGCGTCGCGTTGAGCCTGCTCGGAGAGAACGATCGCGCCCGTGAGAGCTTCCAGCAGGTGCTTCGGAACTACCCTCAGAGCGAAGTGGCGGTGCTCGCCAAGCAGGTGCTGGACGGATTGAACCGGCGCCCGCGGGAGTAG
- a CDS encoding PTS sugar transporter subunit IIA, translating to MTDSDQQRLGVVVVTHGQLAHELVNAAEMIAGELVRFEAVALGWHDDPNAARDQIAAAVARVHGPSGVLILTDMFGGTPSNLGITFLEDDQVELITGVNLPMLVKLAGLDRSNAGLLGIARQVREHAREAIRVASDLMRPDAGS from the coding sequence ATGACCGACTCGGACCAACAGCGGCTCGGCGTGGTCGTGGTGACGCACGGCCAACTGGCGCACGAACTCGTCAACGCGGCGGAGATGATTGCCGGCGAACTCGTGCGCTTCGAGGCAGTCGCGCTCGGCTGGCACGATGATCCGAACGCCGCGCGCGATCAGATCGCCGCCGCCGTCGCCCGCGTGCACGGCCCGTCGGGCGTGCTCATCCTGACCGACATGTTCGGGGGGACGCCGAGCAACCTCGGCATCACCTTCCTCGAGGACGACCAGGTGGAATTGATCACCGGCGTCAACCTGCCGATGCTCGTCAAGCTGGCCGGCCTCGATCGCAGCAACGCGGGCCTGCTCGGCATCGCTCGCCAGGTGCGCGAGCATGCACGCGAGGCCATTCGCGTCGCCTCGGACCTGATGCGGCCCGACGCCGGTTCGTAA
- the hprK gene encoding HPr(Ser) kinase/phosphatase: MATPDSGAPSLTVRDLLARCAGTSLGDLALRAGASGLSRPITRVSLQKTGLALTGQPQYLEDGRVLLFGRSEVQYLAGLDPAERLLRLREVLRPGLPCVVVTAGLPIDPVLAEVADARGVPVLSTGVLTSETLVALTGVLEEGLAPMTTLHGVLVDILGLGVMLLGESGIGKSECALDLVVRGHRLVADDAVEITRRGSLLSGTSPSLTRHHMEVRGLGIMNVQDLFGVASTRQSMQVEFIVRLVRWDSHTEYERLGLDEATEPLLGLQVPVVTLPVGPGRNIGILVEVAARRHLLLARGVSAAQRLAARLEAELQAGES, translated from the coding sequence GTGGCCACCCCCGATTCCGGTGCACCGAGCCTGACCGTCCGTGACCTCCTGGCGCGGTGCGCCGGGACGTCACTCGGCGACCTGGCCTTGCGCGCCGGCGCGTCGGGACTGTCGCGACCGATCACGCGCGTGTCGCTGCAGAAGACCGGCCTCGCGCTCACCGGGCAGCCGCAGTACCTCGAAGACGGCCGGGTGCTGCTGTTTGGCCGGAGCGAGGTGCAGTACCTTGCCGGACTCGATCCCGCGGAACGGCTGCTGCGCCTTCGGGAGGTACTGCGCCCCGGGCTGCCATGCGTGGTGGTGACGGCGGGCCTGCCGATCGATCCCGTCCTCGCGGAGGTCGCCGACGCACGGGGCGTGCCCGTGCTGTCGACCGGTGTGCTGACGTCGGAGACGCTGGTCGCGCTGACCGGTGTCCTCGAAGAGGGGCTGGCGCCGATGACCACGCTGCACGGCGTGCTCGTCGACATCCTTGGCCTCGGCGTGATGTTGCTCGGCGAGAGTGGCATCGGCAAGAGCGAATGCGCCCTCGACCTCGTCGTTCGCGGGCATCGCCTCGTCGCCGACGACGCGGTCGAGATCACGAGGCGCGGCTCGCTGTTGAGCGGCACGTCGCCCTCGCTCACGCGCCACCACATGGAAGTGCGCGGGCTCGGGATCATGAACGTGCAGGACCTGTTCGGCGTGGCGTCGACGCGTCAGAGCATGCAGGTCGAGTTCATCGTCCGGCTGGTCCGGTGGGACAGTCACACCGAGTACGAGCGGCTCGGCCTCGACGAGGCTACCGAACCGTTGCTCGGGTTGCAGGTGCCCGTTGTGACGCTGCCGGTCGGGCCCGGCCGCAACATCGGCATCCTGGTGGAGGTGGCCGCGCGGCGGCACCTGCTGCTCGCCCGCGGCGTCTCGGCGGCACAGCGACTCGCGGCACGACTCGAGGCGGAACTGCAGGCAGGCGAATCATGA
- the ptsP gene encoding phosphoenolpyruvate--protein phosphotransferase has translation MLIGVAVAPGEAIGPAVVVRLRAHDVRYRIASEDVASEQGRLAAASDRTRAQLEDIRGRTRHVLGAELAGMFDVQLLMLSDPLLRERADALIRTRHVNAEWAVVEAGEELMQRLRAIEDPYLQERHGDLNDVLGRVRANLQRDDSDANWLNAQLARFAEPCVFVADDLPVSVAAQLDWSRLAALATDAGTRTAHTAILARSMGVPAVVGLQEATRMVPPGAVLLVDGTSGVIAVDPPPAVVEAARHRLLSVTFPQPSISGPALTADGTPIRLCANVERPEDVQFAWREGAEALGLVRSELLLGGQPIGDVSEQIQADAYRAILEHAGDREVTIRTFDITPEEMGVPELLDVEPRERLGMRGLRLGLARPELLERQLRALVRAGQGRNLRVMFPFVTSADEVSRATAMLQAQAERLGLPAPPAGAMVEVPAAALDAERLARHAAFLSIGTNDLTQYTLAADRSDVRVQHLYDPKHPAVLKLIRMVLRGARRHGRRVAVCGEMASDAALLRVLIGLGLREFSMAATSLRQAREAVRQCSIADARDTALHALYEGDVIVPTT, from the coding sequence ATGCTCATCGGAGTCGCAGTCGCACCGGGCGAGGCCATTGGTCCGGCAGTGGTGGTGCGCCTGCGCGCCCACGACGTGCGCTATCGCATTGCCAGCGAGGACGTTGCGAGCGAGCAGGGCAGGCTCGCGGCGGCCTCCGATCGCACGCGGGCGCAGCTGGAGGACATTCGCGGGCGCACGCGCCATGTCCTTGGCGCTGAACTCGCGGGCATGTTCGATGTGCAGTTGTTGATGCTCTCGGACCCGCTCCTGCGCGAACGCGCCGATGCCCTGATCCGCACCCGCCACGTCAACGCGGAGTGGGCCGTCGTCGAAGCCGGCGAAGAACTGATGCAGCGGCTGCGCGCGATCGAGGACCCCTACCTCCAGGAGCGGCACGGTGACCTCAACGACGTCCTCGGTCGCGTGCGCGCCAACCTGCAACGTGACGACAGCGACGCCAACTGGCTGAATGCGCAGCTCGCGCGATTCGCGGAGCCTTGCGTGTTCGTCGCTGACGACCTGCCCGTCTCCGTCGCGGCCCAACTCGACTGGTCCCGCCTTGCCGCGCTCGCAACCGATGCCGGCACGCGCACGGCGCACACCGCGATCCTGGCACGGTCGATGGGGGTTCCCGCGGTGGTGGGCCTGCAGGAAGCCACGCGCATGGTGCCCCCCGGGGCGGTGCTGCTGGTCGATGGCACCTCCGGTGTCATCGCAGTGGATCCGCCGCCAGCGGTGGTTGAAGCCGCGCGGCATCGCCTGCTGTCGGTCACGTTCCCGCAGCCCTCCATTTCCGGGCCGGCGTTGACGGCAGATGGGACGCCCATTCGCCTGTGCGCCAACGTCGAGCGTCCGGAAGACGTGCAGTTTGCGTGGCGCGAGGGGGCCGAGGCCCTTGGGCTCGTACGCTCCGAACTGCTGCTCGGCGGCCAGCCGATCGGCGACGTCAGCGAGCAGATCCAGGCCGACGCGTATCGCGCCATCCTCGAGCACGCCGGCGACCGCGAGGTGACGATCCGCACCTTCGACATCACGCCGGAGGAGATGGGTGTCCCGGAGCTGCTCGACGTCGAACCCCGGGAACGGCTCGGCATGCGCGGCCTGCGCCTCGGGCTCGCGCGGCCGGAACTGCTCGAGCGCCAGCTCCGCGCGCTCGTTCGCGCCGGGCAGGGGCGCAACCTGCGCGTGATGTTTCCGTTCGTGACCAGCGCCGACGAGGTCTCGCGCGCCACCGCGATGCTGCAGGCGCAAGCCGAGAGGCTCGGTCTTCCGGCCCCTCCAGCCGGCGCGATGGTCGAAGTGCCGGCCGCAGCCCTCGATGCCGAGCGCCTGGCCCGTCACGCGGCGTTCCTCAGCATCGGGACGAACGACCTGACCCAATACACGCTGGCCGCCGATCGCAGCGACGTGCGGGTGCAGCATCTCTACGACCCGAAGCATCCGGCCGTCCTCAAGTTGATCCGGATGGTGCTGCGGGGAGCGCGTCGTCACGGGCGTCGCGTCGCCGTCTGCGGCGAGATGGCGTCGGATGCGGCGTTGCTGCGCGTCCTGATCGGTCTCGGCTTACGGGAGTTCAGCATGGCCGCGACGTCCCTGCGGCAGGCGCGCGAAGCCGTGCGCCAATGCAGCATCGCCGACGCCAGGGACACGGCGTTACACGCTCTGTACGAAGGCGACGTCATCGTTCCGACGACGTAA
- the hpf gene encoding ribosome hibernation-promoting factor, HPF/YfiA family, which produces MRLALTGRNLTITPALRLVVTRRLEKLDRLLHRSIISAQIALQVQKDRVKADVRVTTRGDHDFSGHGEATNARASVIDAITKVEHQASKVKGKWEARKRRSTTIASAEAPPAPAPPPRASRRAVDAVAPAVRVIRIRRTTAKPMQLEDAILRVDAAPGAVLVFRDATLDRVQVLVRRGDGHIGLVDPDA; this is translated from the coding sequence ATGCGGCTCGCGCTCACCGGGCGCAACCTGACCATCACTCCGGCCCTCCGGCTCGTCGTGACGCGTCGACTCGAGAAGCTGGATCGACTCCTCCATCGCAGCATCATCTCCGCCCAGATCGCGCTCCAGGTCCAGAAGGATCGCGTCAAGGCCGACGTACGCGTCACGACGCGCGGCGACCATGATTTCAGCGGCCATGGCGAAGCGACAAACGCCCGCGCCTCGGTCATCGACGCGATCACCAAGGTCGAGCACCAGGCGAGCAAGGTGAAGGGGAAGTGGGAGGCGCGCAAGCGGCGCTCCACCACCATAGCTTCAGCCGAGGCGCCGCCCGCGCCGGCTCCGCCGCCGCGGGCGTCACGCAGGGCCGTGGACGCCGTGGCGCCGGCGGTGCGGGTGATTCGCATCCGCCGCACCACCGCCAAGCCGATGCAACTCGAAGACGCGATCCTGCGCGTCGATGCCGCGCCCGGTGCCGTGCTCGTGTTCCGCGATGCGACGCTCGATCGCGTGCAGGTGCTGGTGCGCCGCGGGGACGGGCATATCGGTCTGGTCGATCCCGACGCCTGA
- a CDS encoding aldo/keto reductase produces MQLREFGSTGVSVSPVAFGAMRITADSGGTSSALLHALERGVSMIDTARNYGESEAIVGQTLREWRGPRPLVATKVKPKDVSNWRFYVPMSEQFTRASIVDSVETSLRTLGLECIDLLQIHQWYYRWSHETEWLEALDALRASGKVRFIGVSAQDHEHDGVLRLVDDRVVDAVQVVLNAFESRPFVSVVPLAEARGVGVIARCVFDHSAALAGVATRESLAHDVKLSNASPEIVTEYLRRIDRLRDEATAHAMTLVQLSVRFALSRPGVSTIAVSSATPGQVDDVVAAAERGPLPWALFDRICREHVWVKNFYYFSKATVDGQPMRP; encoded by the coding sequence ATGCAGCTTCGTGAGTTCGGGTCCACCGGCGTGTCGGTCTCCCCCGTCGCCTTCGGCGCGATGCGGATCACCGCCGACAGTGGTGGCACGTCGTCGGCGCTGCTGCATGCCCTCGAGCGCGGCGTCTCGATGATCGACACCGCCAGAAATTACGGAGAGAGCGAAGCCATCGTCGGGCAAACGTTGCGGGAGTGGCGCGGGCCGCGACCGTTGGTCGCCACGAAGGTGAAGCCGAAGGACGTCAGCAACTGGCGCTTCTACGTGCCGATGTCGGAGCAGTTCACGCGAGCCAGCATCGTCGACTCCGTGGAGACCAGCCTGCGCACGCTCGGACTCGAGTGCATCGACCTCCTCCAGATCCATCAGTGGTACTACCGCTGGAGTCACGAGACCGAATGGCTCGAGGCGCTGGATGCGCTGCGCGCCTCCGGCAAGGTCCGCTTCATCGGCGTGAGCGCGCAGGACCACGAGCATGACGGCGTCCTCAGGCTCGTGGACGACCGCGTGGTCGACGCCGTGCAGGTCGTGTTGAACGCGTTCGAGTCGCGCCCCTTCGTCAGCGTCGTGCCATTGGCCGAGGCACGAGGCGTCGGCGTGATTGCCCGCTGCGTCTTCGATCACTCCGCCGCACTCGCCGGCGTGGCGACCCGCGAGTCCCTCGCGCACGACGTCAAGTTGTCCAATGCCTCGCCGGAGATCGTCACGGAATACCTGCGTCGCATCGATCGTCTCCGGGATGAGGCGACTGCTCACGCGATGACCCTGGTGCAACTGTCGGTACGCTTCGCCCTGTCGCGTCCAGGCGTGTCGACAATCGCCGTCTCGTCGGCCACGCCCGGGCAGGTGGACGACGTCGTCGCGGCCGCGGAGCGGGGCCCGCTACCCTGGGCGCTCTTCGACCGCATCTGTCGCGAGCATGTCTGGGTGAAGAACTTCTACTACTTCAGCAAGGCCACGGTCGATGGGCAACCGATGCGCCCATAG
- a CDS encoding HPr family phosphocarrier protein has translation MVTREVTIVNRLGLHARAAAKFVRLASQHAATVRVARGARELDGKSILGLLLLGAASGSTIVIRAEGVDAEHAVESLAALVAEGFGES, from the coding sequence ATGGTGACGCGAGAGGTGACGATCGTGAACCGGCTCGGCCTGCATGCGCGGGCGGCCGCCAAGTTCGTGCGGCTGGCGTCCCAGCATGCGGCGACGGTGCGGGTGGCGCGAGGGGCGCGCGAACTGGACGGCAAGAGCATCCTCGGCCTGCTCCTGCTCGGGGCGGCCAGTGGATCCACGATCGTGATTCGCGCCGAGGGCGTGGACGCGGAACACGCGGTCGAGTCGCTGGCGGCGCTCGTGGCCGAGGGGTTCGGGGAGTCGTGA
- the rapZ gene encoding RNase adapter RapZ: MSRFIVLTGLSGSGKTQAIRALEDLGYFCVDNLPVALIPTFAELTLRTGGEITRAAVVVDIRERSLLKAFPDTYQSLRTMPGLDPRLIFLDASDAALVRRFSETRRPHPLAEHQSVSEGIRVEREQLTPIREMADQIIDTTDMTVHELRHAFMAASRDRGTSAGPVVTFLSFGFKHGVPLDADLVFDARFLPNPHFVPELRPHTGRDAEVRAFLEQYDDYATFLERVGDLLAFLLPRYAEEGKSYVTVAIGCTGGKHRSVAIAEELKRRMASVPGIRLRVRHRDIAQE; the protein is encoded by the coding sequence ATGAGCCGCTTCATCGTGCTCACCGGATTGTCGGGTTCGGGCAAGACGCAGGCGATTCGCGCGCTCGAGGACCTGGGCTACTTCTGCGTCGACAATCTGCCCGTCGCGCTGATCCCGACCTTTGCCGAGCTGACCCTGCGCACCGGCGGCGAGATCACCCGCGCCGCCGTCGTCGTCGACATCCGTGAACGGTCGCTGCTCAAGGCGTTCCCGGACACGTACCAGTCGCTGCGCACGATGCCGGGCCTTGATCCAAGGCTCATCTTCCTCGATGCATCTGACGCCGCGCTGGTGCGGCGGTTCAGCGAGACCCGGCGGCCGCACCCGCTCGCCGAGCACCAGTCGGTCAGCGAGGGCATCCGCGTCGAGCGCGAGCAGCTCACGCCGATCCGGGAGATGGCCGACCAGATCATCGATACGACCGACATGACGGTGCACGAGTTGCGGCACGCGTTCATGGCGGCGTCACGTGACCGTGGCACGAGTGCCGGTCCGGTGGTCACGTTCCTGAGCTTCGGCTTCAAGCACGGCGTCCCGCTCGACGCGGACCTCGTGTTCGACGCGCGGTTCCTGCCCAATCCGCATTTCGTGCCGGAACTGCGTCCGCACACGGGCCGTGATGCCGAGGTCCGTGCGTTCCTCGAGCAGTACGACGACTACGCGACGTTCCTCGAGCGTGTCGGCGACCTGCTGGCCTTCCTGCTGCCACGGTACGCCGAGGAAGGCAAGAGTTACGTGACCGTGGCGATCGGGTGCACCGGCGGCAAGCACCGCTCGGTGGCGATCGCCGAGGAATTGAAGCGGCGCATGGCGTCGGTGCCGGGCATCCGTCTGCGCGTGAGGCATCGCGACATTGCGCAGGAATAG
- a CDS encoding single-stranded DNA-binding protein: MGSVNKAILVGNLGRDAELKFTGNGFAIARFSIATTDRRKDSKTGDWVEKTEWHRIVLLGKQAESLQDYLKKGKQIYVEGRIETRSWDDKDGQKRYTTEIVADRIQLLGGGGGGRGGGGGTRGEDDYDYGGGAAPAGGTGSGGGGGFDPTGGGGEGDDDIPF, from the coding sequence ATGGGCAGCGTCAACAAGGCGATTCTCGTCGGCAACCTCGGGCGGGATGCGGAACTGAAGTTCACGGGGAACGGCTTCGCGATTGCGCGGTTCAGCATCGCGACCACCGATCGTCGCAAGGACAGCAAGACCGGCGACTGGGTCGAGAAGACCGAGTGGCACCGTATCGTCCTGCTCGGCAAGCAGGCCGAGTCGCTGCAGGACTACCTGAAGAAGGGCAAGCAGATCTACGTCGAGGGTCGGATCGAGACGCGATCCTGGGACGACAAGGACGGCCAGAAGCGGTACACCACCGAGATCGTGGCCGACCGGATCCAGTTGCTGGGTGGCGGCGGCGGCGGTCGCGGTGGTGGCGGCGGCACCCGCGGCGAGGACGACTACGATTACGGCGGCGGAGCGGCTCCGGCCGGCGGCACCGGTAGCGGTGGTGGCGGCGGCTTCGACCCGACGGGTGGCGGCGGCGAAGGCGACGACGACATACCGTTCTGA
- the pal gene encoding peptidoglycan-associated lipoprotein Pal → MSVRPIRLAALLMVIVATTSACSRKKPPVARPTPPPPSATTNTGGAPPPPPAPLREPEPVSSVPAEPAISGTAVDYNARSLDELNRESPLQPVYYALDSADVAADMQGTLTKNSEVLRQYPSWVVTVEGHCDERGTAEYNLALGERRAQAARAYLISLGIPAERIKIVSYGKEFPFDPGTTEEAYAKNRRAHFVVTSK, encoded by the coding sequence ATGTCCGTTCGCCCCATCCGCCTCGCCGCCCTGCTCATGGTGATCGTCGCCACGACGTCCGCGTGCAGCCGCAAGAAGCCGCCCGTCGCCCGGCCGACGCCGCCGCCGCCGTCAGCCACCACGAACACGGGAGGCGCGCCGCCGCCGCCGCCGGCGCCGCTTCGCGAGCCCGAGCCGGTCTCCTCGGTGCCCGCCGAGCCGGCCATTTCCGGCACCGCGGTGGATTACAACGCCAGGTCGCTCGACGAGCTGAACCGGGAGAGCCCGCTGCAGCCCGTGTACTACGCCCTCGACAGCGCCGATGTCGCGGCCGACATGCAGGGCACCCTGACCAAGAATTCCGAGGTTCTTCGCCAGTATCCGAGCTGGGTGGTCACCGTCGAGGGACACTGCGACGAGCGTGGCACCGCCGAGTACAATCTGGCCCTTGGTGAACGCCGGGCGCAGGCCGCTCGCGCGTACCTGATCTCGCTGGGTATTCCGGCCGAACGGATCAAGATCGTGTCCTACGGTAAGGAGTTCCCATTCGACCCGGGCACTACCGAGGAGGCGTACGCCAAGAACCGGCGCGCGCACTTCGTGGTCACCAGCAAGTAA